The genomic window AAATCTGAAAATATCGGGTGATGCGGTATAAAATTCAGACTCAAAGCAGACATCATTTCACAATTCAAAATTCAAAAATTTTCAGTTCAGTAGGGTGTGTCAAGGCTAAAATAGTGCATTAGAATCACCTGTTTCATCGATTTCAAAAATTGGGTAAAGATGCTTAAGTTTGACACGAGCATCTTCAGTAGTAAAGTGCCAAATGACTTTACTAGCAGTACAGTTACGTGTGTTCTGCCAAGCAGCTAACTCAGTAGAAAGTTGTTCAGATGAAGAAATACGTTTATCTAAACATTGTTGGCTTAAGACACTTAATTCAATCTCAGCAATATTGAGCCAACTACCATTACGAGGAGTGTAATAAATCTCTAGTTTTCGGGCTAAACGATGAGCTTCAGGTGCAGGAAAAGCTTCATATAAAGAAGCGATATTATGAGTATTGAGATTATCACAGACTAATTTGACTTTGTGAGCATGAGGATAGTCTTCATCTAATAATTGACGTACTTCAATAGCCCAATCTACACGAGTGCGATGGTCGCGATTGCTCACTCTTCGCCAACCTCGATTCGGGTCGAAGAACATAAATAAAGCTTGGACTCCTTCACGAGTGTAATGATAATCTTCTTTTGCATCATGACCAGGTTCGACTGGAATCGGCTCGAAGACGTGTCCTGTTAACTGTATAGCCGCTTCATCCATACATATAAGCGGTTCTGATTCACCATGCTGTTGGCTATAAAGATCCAAAATTACTTCCATTTGGGAAATAAAACGTGCTAAGTCCCGTTCTGGGATACAAAACCTTTGTATTTTCCACGGTCGTAATTCGTTTTTTTTAAGATGTTTCTGACTGTCTCTATGGAAATTTCTGTGATGATTTTTCTGTTCTTAATTTCTTTAGTTAACAATCTTAAGCTCCAATGTGCTTGTCCTGCTGGGGGTTCTGAACAACACAATGCAATGATTTGAGCTTCTTGATGACCATCGATTTTTGCGGGAACTGGCGGACTTTTTCGTTGACTACGATTTAGGGCTGGTTCTTCACCTTGCTCCAAAAATCTTTTCCTGATTCTTCCTACTGTATTGCGATGCAAGTTGAGGGCTAAACTAATTTGTTCATCTGTCCATTTTTTCGTTGCACCCACACCTTCATCACACATTAATAGCACTTGTGCGTGCAATATTTTTTTCGCTGGAGCGTAACCATTACGACTTATCTCTTCTAGTTTTTGCCTTTGTTCTGTATTTAAAAGCACTTTGTCTCTACGACCTTTACCCATCACTTTACCCCGATTCTCTGCCTTGTTTATTGCACTATTTTAGCCTTGACACGCCAGTAGGGTGTGTTAGCGACAGCGTAACGCACCTTCCCTAAAGCCTTCGGTGCGTTACGGCTTACGCCTAACACACCCTACTTCTACTTAGATTGTTTTATAAATCAAATCGGATTCCTATATAAAGTAAGTTGTCAATCACAAAACAATCAGGTTCTCATGCTTGAGTTTTACCAACAACTAGCAGCCGCTTTAAAACAAGATGGTGTAGTTTTAGCCACAGTCACCAGCACTAAAGGTTCTGTCCCCAGAGAAGTAGGTGCAAAAATGATGATCTGCGCCGACGGTAAAACTTACGGTACAATAGGCGGCGGTGCTGGAGAAGCTAAAGTTTATCAACAAGCTTTGCAAGTCTTACAAAATGGCGAAAAGCAATTAGTCGAAATTGATTTATCAGGCGCACTGCACCGAGAAATTCAAGGTGTTTGTGGTGGCACAATGTTGCTATGGTTGGAGTTATGGTCAGGTGATGCCAGTTTAAACTTAGTGAATGAGATTATCGATAAACTTGCATCTGGGCAGACAGTATCAATTATTACACCGTTAAATATCTATGCTAAACCCTACTTAGAAACAACAAATATCCCCGAATTACCGCAACTAAAAAATCATACTTTAATTGAACCTTTACTACCACCACCAACTCTATTAATTATTGGTGCAGGACATATTGCTATTCCCCTAGCCAAGATTGCTAAGATAGCAGGATTTCAAATTATCATCCAAGACGATCGCCTAGAATTTGCTACCTCAGAAAGATTTCCCGATGCCTCATTAGTCTTAGCACAACCTATCACCTCAATTCTGGAAATTATTCAGCAAATTTCTAATTTATATATTGCTTTAGTGACTAGAGGTTATTTACAGGATGTATCAGCTTTAGAAATATTAAAGCATTGTCATGCAAAATATATTGGCATGGTTGGTAGTAAAAAACGCGTCGATACTGTTTACAAAATGTTGCAAGCTCAGGGGAATTTACCACAGATATATGCACCCATTGGTTTAGATATTGGGGCTTTAACACCAGAAGAAATTGCTGTAAGTATCTGTGCAGAATTAATTAAAGTGCGTCGTGGTGGAACTGGGCGATCGCTATCTGAAACTTCACCTAAAAATGTGCATAAATAAGGAATAACCACTAACCGCCAAAAAGAAAAATATGGTTGCAGAAAAAATGACTATATCTCTGATTATGAATAAAATCCAATCTTTTCTCAGTTCTTGTCTAAACTTAAGTTCTCGCAGATTACGCTCAAGTTTTGCGTCTTCTTCTGACTGTTTGTTTTCTGTTGAGATAATTAGTGGATTTTCACCCTTGGTAGCAATTAGCTCTGATAAATTTTTTACATCTGTCATGCTTTTAGATGCCAATAATTTCAGTTTCCAGGTTGTATTTATCGTCTGTAATCCAGAGATGTTTGCCTTTTAGCTTGGCTTCTACTGCTACTTCTAAGAGTGCAATCGCTTTTAACAATACTTCAGTATTATCTCCATTCATCTGTTGTACTAGATTGTTTATGGTTTCATATAGTTCTGGGGATAAATCTAAATTTATTTGAACTCTTTGGGGGTTATTTTGTGCATTCATTTATTTTGATGGTTCACAATTCAATAAGAAAACTTTCTCGGAGGTGAAAGTCAGCCTCTGCACCTTGATGAGCTAACGCCCAGTAGCTCACATGACTATTTTGTTGTTTAATTACAGTAGTAATTGCCACATCAATAACTTGATTTTCTGAGATAATTTTAGCTAAATTTAACTTTAACGACAGCACTAAACTATCTGATTTATTCTGAATACTAAAAGGTAATTCGGTAAAAGCTTTTTCTTCTTGCATACCTTGGCGATAGTTATCAAAGTGATATATATTCCAATGTCCAGCCGGAGAAAGATTGAATTCCCAATAACTTTGAGAATTTTTGACCCCAACAAAGAACTCAAAGCAGGTATTTTGCCATAGTTCATACTGGCGGGTTGGTGTATCTACGGGTGGGGGAATGACCACTTGTTCTAAGTCGCCTGTTAGTTGGTAGTTAATATCGAGATGATTACTATGATGGCTAATATTACCTGTGATTTTTAAATTAGGTAAATAGTCATCTGTGAGGAATGGTTGTAGAGAAAATGTTTGATGGTTCATTGCAAGTCTTGAATTATTTGACGAATCTGAGTTTGTTGAGATTCAATACTCTCAGTCAACTTAAACTGGACGATCGCTCTTGCTAAGTTATGTTCTGGATGTTTAACTTTAAAATAGACGTTCCCAGCTAAATAATCAGCAAAAAATCGCAGTCCCAACTCAAAGGCGATGAGACGAATAGCATCGTA from Nostoc sp. UHCC 0870 includes these protein-coding regions:
- a CDS encoding IS630 family transposase (programmed frameshift); translation: MGKGRRDKVLLNTEQRQKLEEISRNGYAPAKKILHAQVLLMCDEGVGATKKWTDEQISLALNLHRNTVGRIRKRFLEQGEEPALNRSQRKSPPVPAKIDGHQEAQIIALCCSEPPAGQAHWSLRLLTKEIKNRKIITEISIETVKKHLKKNELRPWKIQRFCIPERDLARFISQMEVILDLYSQQHGESEPLICMDEAAIQLTGHVFEPIPVEPGHDAKEDYHYTREGVQALFMFFDPNRGWRRVSNRDHRTRVDWAIEVRQLLDEDYPHAHKVKLVCDNLNTHNIASLYEAFPAPEAHRLARKLEIYYTPRNGSWLNIAEIELSVLSQQCLDKRISSSEQLSTELAAWQNTRNCTASKVIWHFTTEDARVKLKHLYPIFEIDETGDSNALF
- a CDS encoding DNA-binding protein codes for the protein MNAQNNPQRVQINLDLSPELYETINNLVQQMNGDNTEVLLKAIALLEVAVEAKLKGKHLWITDDKYNLETEIIGI
- a CDS encoding DOMON-like domain-containing protein, translated to MNHQTFSLQPFLTDDYLPNLKITGNISHHSNHLDINYQLTGDLEQVVIPPPVDTPTRQYELWQNTCFEFFVGVKNSQSYWEFNLSPAGHWNIYHFDNYRQGMQEEKAFTELPFSIQNKSDSLVLSLKLNLAKIISENQVIDVAITTVIKQQNSHVSYWALAHQGAEADFHLRESFLIEL
- a CDS encoding XdhC family protein; its protein translation is MLEFYQQLAAALKQDGVVLATVTSTKGSVPREVGAKMMICADGKTYGTIGGGAGEAKVYQQALQVLQNGEKQLVEIDLSGALHREIQGVCGGTMLLWLELWSGDASLNLVNEIIDKLASGQTVSIITPLNIYAKPYLETTNIPELPQLKNHTLIEPLLPPPTLLIIGAGHIAIPLAKIAKIAGFQIIIQDDRLEFATSERFPDASLVLAQPITSILEIIQQISNLYIALVTRGYLQDVSALEILKHCHAKYIGMVGSKKRVDTVYKMLQAQGNLPQIYAPIGLDIGALTPEEIAVSICAELIKVRRGGTGRSLSETSPKNVHK